The following proteins are encoded in a genomic region of Paenibacillus sp. FSL R7-0273:
- a CDS encoding SpoIID/LytB domain-containing protein yields MMKFARQLSRALLAAALTAGSLLVPAGDTYAESAPIRVALYADIGSKYKSTVPFVTLQSAEAFTLTSGNEAALLPVPGNSRIRVSLDLYKVKVMETSSWQTAADAAKKLQSTSDKPQLFVTTRGGASVYQLYTAPYASEAAAKDGLARVNKAGLSIPEGQAAAVKGNKHLLAGDFATAQEAAAVLGSITDAGIDAWQVLASGADGGARYQVWAGEAVNDSELAALQAQAAAALPQLSWAAAAVSTPGLIIRTDAGLDWTSQGQAYHYVVSGSGAKFTASGNASGIQIAERSKRTYRGDLELSGLSGSLAVINVVPMEQYLYAVVGGEVSSGWPAEALKAQAVAARSYARAQGNKFDVANVVDTTLSQVYNGIGAEAPAITKAVDDTAAEVLISGGKVVEAVFSSNSGGRTADPSEVWNNGGDPFVSVPSAEDKAAVGSAKQWYYLLLPSGVTGYAREDNIKLTGDKNAAGLSIATATTKDVNVRPLPVIESSANPVGKLNPGENAVVLDQVYENGSYSWIKGPYTSAELLKSLAGKTSNSLPSSIVSLQVTQRGPSGRATQVKANGEILQVKYPDLFRSSFGGLPSTLFDIVPSGSYTVLGADGKTATVSGSQTAGVLSASGKVSANASGTVVMGAGTAARVVTGTSGFYFIGWGNGHGLGMSQWGVKGMADNGYDYKQILQHYFNNVTIVKE; encoded by the coding sequence ATGATGAAGTTTGCCAGGCAGCTAAGCCGGGCGCTGCTTGCGGCAGCGCTGACCGCCGGAAGTTTGCTTGTTCCTGCAGGTGACACTTACGCCGAATCCGCACCGATCAGGGTTGCCCTATACGCCGATATCGGCAGCAAATATAAATCGACTGTCCCGTTCGTTACACTGCAGTCGGCAGAAGCGTTTACGCTGACCTCGGGTAACGAAGCGGCACTGCTGCCTGTACCCGGCAACAGCAGAATCCGCGTAAGCCTCGATCTGTACAAGGTTAAAGTAATGGAGACCTCCTCCTGGCAGACTGCGGCCGATGCCGCAAAGAAGCTGCAATCCACGTCGGATAAGCCGCAGCTGTTCGTGACAACACGCGGCGGGGCCAGTGTATACCAGCTGTATACGGCTCCCTATGCAAGTGAAGCAGCAGCCAAGGACGGGCTTGCCCGCGTTAATAAGGCCGGATTATCCATTCCGGAGGGACAGGCTGCAGCTGTGAAGGGCAACAAGCATCTGCTGGCAGGCGACTTCGCCACTGCACAGGAAGCGGCGGCGGTGCTCGGCAGCATTACGGATGCCGGAATCGATGCCTGGCAGGTGCTGGCATCAGGTGCTGACGGCGGTGCCCGGTACCAGGTATGGGCCGGTGAGGCCGTGAATGACAGTGAGCTGGCTGCCCTGCAGGCACAGGCAGCGGCTGCTCTGCCGCAGCTGTCCTGGGCTGCAGCTGCTGTCAGCACTCCGGGGCTGATTATCCGCACGGATGCCGGTCTGGACTGGACCAGCCAGGGACAGGCCTACCATTATGTCGTCTCCGGCAGCGGAGCGAAATTTACAGCCTCCGGCAACGCCTCAGGCATTCAAATTGCCGAAAGATCCAAGCGGACCTACCGCGGTGATCTGGAACTGAGCGGACTGTCCGGATCACTTGCCGTCATTAATGTGGTTCCGATGGAGCAGTACCTGTATGCTGTAGTCGGCGGTGAAGTCTCCTCGGGCTGGCCAGCCGAAGCGCTAAAAGCCCAGGCGGTAGCTGCACGCAGCTATGCGCGGGCCCAGGGCAACAAATTCGATGTGGCTAACGTAGTAGATACGACTCTTAGCCAGGTTTATAACGGAATCGGTGCCGAGGCGCCTGCAATCACCAAGGCTGTTGATGATACTGCAGCCGAAGTGCTGATCAGCGGCGGCAAGGTGGTCGAGGCGGTCTTCTCCTCCAACAGCGGCGGCAGAACAGCCGACCCTTCCGAGGTATGGAACAATGGCGGTGATCCCTTCGTCAGCGTACCCAGTGCTGAGGATAAAGCGGCAGTCGGATCCGCGAAGCAGTGGTACTATCTGCTGCTGCCCAGCGGCGTTACCGGCTATGCCCGCGAGGACAATATCAAGCTGACCGGAGACAAGAATGCCGCCGGACTCAGCATCGCGACGGCCACAACCAAAGATGTGAATGTCCGTCCGCTGCCGGTGATTGAGAGCAGTGCCAATCCGGTAGGTAAGCTGAATCCGGGCGAGAACGCTGTAGTGCTGGATCAGGTATATGAGAACGGCAGCTACAGCTGGATCAAAGGACCGTATACATCCGCCGAGCTGCTCAAGAGCCTGGCCGGCAAGACCAGTAATTCACTGCCTTCTTCGATTGTCAGCCTGCAGGTCACGCAGCGCGGACCTTCCGGCAGAGCTACACAGGTGAAGGCGAACGGTGAGATTCTGCAGGTGAAATACCCGGATTTGTTCCGTTCCTCGTTCGGCGGATTGCCCAGCACCTTGTTTGATATTGTACCTTCCGGAAGTTATACTGTATTAGGCGCTGACGGCAAAACCGCTACAGTCAGCGGTTCACAGACGGCAGGCGTGCTGTCGGCTTCAGGCAAGGTGTCCGCCAATGCCAGCGGAACAGTTGTCATGGGCGCAGGCACTGCTGCACGTGTCGTAACGGGAACCAGCGGCTTCTATTTTATCGGCTGGGGGAACGGCCATGGTCTCGGCATGTCCCAATGGGGCGTAAAGGGCATGGCGGACAACGGGTATGATTATAAGCAAATATTGCAACACTATTTTAATAACGTTACTATAGTTAAGGAATGA
- the ruvB gene encoding Holliday junction branch migration DNA helicase RuvB yields the protein MDDRIISANLMMDEQAAEFSLRPRYLGEYIGQNQVKENLKIYIEAAKMRSEALDHVLLYGPPGLGKTTLANIIANELGVNLRTTSGPAIERPGDLAALLTNLQEGDVLFIDEIHRLHRTVEEVMYPAMEDFALDIMIGKGPSARSVRLDLPPFTLIGATTRAGLLSAPLRDRFGVVSRLEYYTIDELSFIVSRSAEMLGIEIIGDAAEAVALRSRGTPRIANRLLKRVRDFAQVRGDGIITPEIAAESLKMLQVDPRGLDSIDHKMLNAMITSFRGGPVGLDTIAATIGEESQTIEDVYEPYLLQIGFLQRTPRGRIVTPAAYHHLGLPLPPQQN from the coding sequence ATGGATGACCGGATTATATCAGCCAATCTGATGATGGACGAGCAGGCGGCGGAGTTCAGTCTGCGTCCGCGTTATTTAGGCGAGTACATCGGACAGAATCAGGTGAAGGAAAACCTGAAAATATATATTGAAGCAGCCAAGATGCGCAGTGAGGCGCTGGATCATGTACTGCTGTACGGGCCGCCGGGACTCGGCAAAACGACGCTGGCGAATATTATCGCCAACGAGCTCGGCGTAAATCTGCGGACAACCTCCGGACCGGCGATTGAGCGGCCGGGTGATCTGGCCGCCCTGTTGACCAATCTGCAGGAGGGCGACGTACTGTTCATCGACGAGATTCACCGGCTGCACCGTACGGTGGAGGAGGTCATGTATCCGGCGATGGAGGACTTTGCCCTTGATATTATGATCGGCAAAGGGCCAAGCGCCCGTTCCGTACGGCTGGACCTGCCGCCGTTTACGCTGATCGGGGCGACCACCCGCGCCGGTCTTCTGTCTGCACCGCTGCGTGACCGTTTTGGTGTGGTTAGCCGTCTGGAATACTACACCATTGATGAGCTCAGCTTCATTGTCTCGCGCAGTGCCGAAATGCTCGGCATTGAGATTATCGGAGATGCGGCTGAGGCGGTAGCCCTGCGTTCCCGGGGAACACCGCGTATTGCCAACCGCCTGCTGAAGCGGGTCCGCGACTTCGCGCAGGTGCGTGGGGACGGGATTATTACCCCTGAGATTGCGGCCGAATCATTGAAGATGCTGCAGGTTGACCCGCGCGGCCTGGACAGCATTGACCACAAAATGCTGAATGCCATGATCACCTCGTTCCGCGGCGGGCCTGTCGGGCTGGATACAATTGCTGCTACGATAGGTGAAGAGAGTCAGACGATTGAAGATGTGTATGAGCCGTATCTGCTGCAGATCGGCTTTCTGCAGCGTACGCCCAGAGGCAGAATCGTGACACCGGCTGCCTATCATCATTTAGGTCTTCCGCTGCCGCCGCAGCAGAATTAA
- the ruvA gene encoding Holliday junction branch migration protein RuvA: MIDFLRGPVVYLESEYIVLDIQGVGYRVFCPNPYAFAKTEGPVMVYIHYQTREDATLLFGFPTREEQKLFRKLIEVSGIGPRVALGILTGGTPDQLISAIYQENITFLMKLPGIGKKTAQRMILDLRDKLDGLSSVPIQTGLFAVAAEADAKAAALPWEEARDALKALGYTEAELDRVWLTMKKEGADSGTVDVLMKKALGLLYTAK, from the coding sequence ATGATAGATTTTTTAAGAGGACCGGTTGTTTATCTGGAGTCCGAATATATTGTGCTTGATATACAAGGGGTGGGCTACCGGGTGTTCTGCCCGAATCCTTACGCCTTTGCCAAGACCGAGGGTCCGGTGATGGTCTATATCCACTACCAGACCCGTGAGGATGCCACGCTGCTGTTCGGGTTCCCGACCCGTGAGGAGCAGAAGCTGTTCCGCAAGCTGATTGAGGTGTCCGGCATCGGACCACGGGTGGCGCTCGGCATTCTGACCGGGGGGACGCCGGATCAGCTGATCTCGGCCATCTACCAGGAGAATATCACCTTCCTGATGAAGCTTCCGGGCATCGGCAAAAAGACCGCCCAGCGCATGATCCTCGACCTGCGCGATAAGCTGGACGGACTGAGCTCCGTGCCGATTCAGACGGGGCTGTTCGCGGTAGCAGCTGAAGCTGATGCGAAGGCTGCTGCCCTGCCATGGGAAGAAGCACGGGATGCGCTGAAGGCGCTGGGATATACAGAAGCAGAGCTTGACCGTGTATGGCTGACGATGAAGAAGGAAGGCGCGGACAGCGGAACTGTCGATGTGCTGATGAAGAAGGCGCTGGGGCTACTGTACACTGCCAAGTAA
- the ruvC gene encoding crossover junction endodeoxyribonuclease RuvC, with protein sequence MRILGIDPGLAIVGFGFVDKTGNKLTPVQYGSIQTEAHTPEEERLLHVYEGMVQLIDRYKPDMVAIEKLFFARNVTTALPVAQARGVLILAAVQKGLPVSEYTPMMVKQAVVGYGKAEKKQVQEMVKLLLKLSAVPKPDDVADALAVAVCHAHSVSLNSKLNEVLRK encoded by the coding sequence TTGCGTATTTTGGGAATTGACCCGGGGCTGGCGATTGTCGGCTTCGGTTTTGTTGATAAGACAGGAAATAAACTGACGCCGGTTCAGTATGGCTCCATTCAGACAGAGGCGCATACGCCGGAGGAAGAGCGGCTTTTGCATGTCTATGAGGGCATGGTCCAGCTCATTGACCGTTATAAGCCGGATATGGTTGCCATAGAGAAGCTGTTTTTTGCCCGGAACGTAACGACAGCGCTCCCGGTGGCGCAGGCCCGCGGTGTGCTGATTCTTGCAGCTGTCCAGAAGGGGCTTCCTGTTTCCGAGTATACGCCAATGATGGTGAAGCAGGCGGTCGTCGGATACGGCAAGGCCGAGAAGAAGCAGGTACAGGAAATGGTGAAGCTGCTATTGAAGCTGTCTGCTGTCCCGAAGCCGGACGATGTGGCCGATGCGCTGGCGGTAGCGGTGTGTCATGCCCATTCCGTGAGTCTAAATTCCAAACTAAATGAGGTATTGCGAAAATGA